The Arachis ipaensis cultivar K30076 chromosome B07, Araip1.1, whole genome shotgun sequence genome includes a window with the following:
- the LOC107607768 gene encoding uncharacterized protein LOC107607768, protein MTTSMDMVNKINPEKEAWNLKVRVIRLWTVPTFTGQLLPNSMEMILVDESGCKIQATIRKTMIYRFKQLLSEGRVYVMKLFSVVPNQGSYRATRHQFKLIFQFRTTVRDAICGFIPKSARKISPFTELLETKEDSDFLVDVVGLLVSVSEEKEYDKDGKKMKMAVMELAENELGFFNFYLFLLLRFFFVFGVFV, encoded by the exons ATGACAACTTCCATGGATATGGTTAATAAGATTAATCCTGAGAAGGAAGCATGGAACCTCAAAGTTAGGGTAATTAGGCTTTGGACTGTTCCTACTTTCACTGGTCAGCTTCTCCCAAATTCCATGGAGATGATTTTGGTTGATGAATC GGGGTGCAAGATACAAGCTACTATTCGGAAGACTATGATTTACAGGTTCAAACAACTTCTCTCTGAGGGTCGAGTATATGTCATGAAGCTCTTCTCTGTTGTGCCAAACCAAGGATCTTATAGGGCCACTAGGCATCAGTTTAAGTTGATTTTCCAATTCAGGACCACTGTCAGGGATGCTATCTGCGGTTTTATTCCAAAATCTGCTCGTAAAATCTCTCCATTCACTGAACTTTTGGAAACCAAAGAGGATTCTGATTTCTTAGTTG ATGTGGTGGGTCTGTTGGTCTCTGTGTCGGAAGAGAAAGAATATGATAAAGAtggaaagaagatgaagatggcCGTGATGGAACTTGCTGAAAATGAGTTAGGGTTCTTTAATTTCTACCTCTTCCTCTTATTGAGATTCTTTTTTGTTTTCGGTGTGTTTGTATAG
- the LOC110265137 gene encoding uncharacterized protein LOC110265137 encodes MTNKLAFEALDRTFRDLMSSNVASARDIPFGGKVIVLGGDFRQVLPVIPKGTRAEIVMASINSSILWKHCKVMWLTKNFRLGKNSVLSNLDEIKEFSDWILKIGEGSCGNQKEDEIIVDIPSDLLIPPTDNPIQDIVSAIYSNIHDNYGNVSYFQECAILAPTVDILQQINDFVVDSFPGPEKVYLSSDSICCSHFQDGIDTDWLTTEFLNQITCFGIPKHALKLKKGVPIILLRNIDQANGLCNGTRLIVQDLGENIIGAEIVSGSNIGDNFYSSDEFNTQ; translated from the coding sequence ATGACGAACAAGTTGGCGTTTGAAGCGCTTGATAGAACTTTTCGTGACCTAATGAGTTCAAATGTTGCTTCGGCTCGTGATATTCCATTTGGTGGGAAAGTTATTGTTCTTGGTGGTGATTTTAGACAAGTGTTGCCAGTTATTCCAAAAGGAACTCGTGCTGAAATAGTTATGGCTTCAATTAATTCATCAATTCTTTGGAAGCATTGTAAGGTAATGTGGTTGACAAAAAATTTTAGGTTGGGAAAGAACTCTGTTCTGTCAAATTTGGATGAAATAAAGGAATTCTCAGATTGGATTTTAAAGATTGGTGAAGGTTCTTGTGGGAATCAAAAGGAggatgaaataattgttgatatTCCAAGTGATTTACTTATTCCTCCAACTGACAATCCTATTCAGGATATTGTTTCAGCTATATATTCAAATATTCATGATAACTATGGTAATGTTTCTTATTTTCAAGAATGTGCTATACTTGCTCCTACTGTTGATATTTTGCAACAGATAAATGACTTTGTTGTTGACAGTTTTCCTGGGCCTGAGAAGGTTTATTTGAGTTCTGACTCTATTTGCTGCAGTCATTTTCAAGATGGGATTGACACTGATTGGTTGACAACTGAGTTTTTGAACCAGATTACATGTTTTGGGATACCAAAACATGCTCTTAAATTGAAGAAAGGTGTTCCCATTATTTTGTTACGAAACATAGATCAAGCAAATGGATTGTGTAATGGAACTCGACTCATTGTTCAAGATCTTGGGGAGAACATTATTGGTGCTGAAATTGTGTCCGGAAGTAACATTGGTGACAATTTTTATTCTTCGGATGAATTTAATACCCAGTGA